The DNA sequence CGCCGGCGTCTGCTTGCCGAACCTGACGCTCGTCGCGCCGGTGAAGCCGGTCCCGTCGATGCGGACCGTCGTCCCCCCGACGAGCGGGCCGGAGTTCGGGATCATGGTCGAGACGGCCGGCGGCACCGGAGCAACGGGCGACGTCGCCGCCTGACTGGGAGTCGCGAGCACCCCCGCCGACGCGGCCACCAGCGCGACGGCCGTCGCGGCACCCCGGCGGACAGTGGGCAGTGCGGTCATGTGAGCCTCCCTGACGGTTCGGCTCACGACTCGTGAGTCCAGTTGGCGGCGTTCATCTTGCTCGGCTGCACCCGCGGCGGCTCGCCCGGCATCTTGGGATAGTTCGGCGGGTACGGCGCGTCACCCAGGCCGTGGTCGGCCTCGTCGCGGTCGGCCCACTCCAGCAGCGGCTCGATCCCGAACACCGCGTCGTCGATGCCGGCGTGGACATCACCGAGCTCGGCGTACCGCTTCGGCAGCGTGTTGATGGTGAAGTCCTCGGTCTCGACGTCCGGCAGCTCCTCCCACGTCACCGGCGCGGAAGCCGGCGCGTGGGCGAACCCGCGCAGCGAGTACGCCGCCGCGATCGTGCGGTCCTTCGCGTTCTGGTTGAAGTCCACGAAGATCCGCTCGCCGCGCTCTTCCTTCCACCAGGCGGTCGTCACCCGGTCCGGCGCGCGGCGCTCAACCTCCCGGGCGAAGGCCAGGGCGGCCCGGCGTACCTCACGGAAGCCGTAGTCGGGCTTGATGCGGACGTAGATGTGCACGCCGCGGTTGCCCGACGTCTTCGGCCACCCGACCGCGCCGAGTTCGTCGAGCACCTCGTGGACGATGCCCGCCACCTGCTTCGCCTCGGCGAAGCCGGTCCCCGGCTGCGGGTCCAGGTCGATGCGCAGCTCGTCGGGCTGCTCCACCGCCGTACACCGGGTGTGCCAGGGGTGGAACTCGACCGTCGACATCTGCACGGCCCAGGCGACCGCGCCGAGCTCGGTCACGCACAGCTCGTCGGCGGTGCGGCCCGACGGGAAGGACACCTCCGCGGTCTGCACCCAGTCGGGCGCGCCCTTCGGGATCCGCTTCTGGTAGATCTTCTCGCCCGCGACGCCCTGCACCCCTTCCGGATAGCGGTGCAGCATGCAGGGCCGCTCGTAGAGCGCCCGGACGATGCCCTCGCCGACCGAGAGGTAGTAGTTGACGACGTCGAGCTTCGTCGCGCCGATCGCCGGGAAGTACACGCGGTCGGGGTTGGTGACCTTGACCGTGCGCCCTTCGACGTCGAGCTCGACGAACGGGGAAGCCATAGCCGGACGGTACCGCCCGTGACAGCATCGAGGCATGACACACGAGGTCGAGAAGACGGACGAGCAATGGCGGGCTGAGCTCTCCCCGGAGGAGTACGCCGTACTCCGTCAGGCGGGCACCGAACGCCCCGGGACCGGACCGCTGCTGCACGAGCACCGCACCGGCATCTTCCGCTGCCGGGCCTGCGGCAACGTGCTGTTCATGAGCGACACCAAGTTCGAGTCCGGCAGCGGCTGGCCGTCGTTCTACGACCCGGCGAACTCCGATGCCGTCGAGCTGCTCGACGACAGCTCCCACGGCATGAAGCGCACCGAGGTCCGCTGCAAGCGGTGCGGGTCTCACCTCGGCCACGTCTTCGACGACGCGCCACAGACGCCGACCGGCGAGCGCTACTGCATGAACAGCCTCAGCCTGACCTTCGACCCGGCCGACTGACCCCGTCGAGCCCTACGTTGTTGGTCTTTCAGCGCCCGCGAAAGACCAACAACGTTGGGCTCGGCGAGAGGGGGTCGGGCGAGAAGGGGGTCAGGGGAGGGCGGCGACCAGCTCGGCCGGCGACTTGCGGGCGCCCGGGTAGAACGGGATCTCCAGGCGGGTGTGCCGCCGTGCGGTGGCCGCACGAAGCTCGCGCATCAGGTCGACGATGCGGTGCATCTCGTCGGCTTCGAAGGCCAGCACCCACTCGTAGTCACCGAGCGCGAAGGCCGCGACCGTGTTGGCGCGTACGTCGGCGTACTCCCGGGCCATCTTCCCGTGCTCGGCGAGCATGAAGCGCCGCTCCTCGTCGGGCAGCAGGTACCACTCGTAGGACCGGTTGAACGGATACACGCTGACGTAGCGCTTGGGCTCCTCACCGGCGAGGTACGCCGGCACGTGGCTCTTGTTGAACTCGGCCGGGCGGTGCAACGCCATCGCCGACCAGACCGGCTCGCACGACCTGCCGAGGGCACTCGCCCGGAACCGCGACCACGCCTCCTGGAGGTCGTCCGACGTCGGCGCCACCCACCACAGCATCAGGTCGGCGTCCGCACGGAAGCCGCTCACGTCGTAGAGGCCGCGGGTGACGACCCCCTTCTCTTCGAGCTGCTCGAGCAGGGTGTCCAGATCCCGGGCGACGCCGTCTCGACCGTCCGCCGCCAGCCGGTCGGTGACCTTGAACACCGACCACATCGTGTAGCTGATCGTCTCGTTGAGATCCTTGGCCCGCTTACCCGGTGACCGCCCGTCTGCCATGTCTTCATTGTCGCCCCGCGGGGCAGACTCATCCCATGCGACGTACCGGCTTGCTGCTCGCGGTGGCCCCACTCGCCCTGGTGATCGCGTGTTCCACCGGCACCGGCACCGGCACCGCCAACCACGACACCGCGACCCTCGGCGCGCCCGCGCACTACTCGAACTGGCCGAACTTCCACAACACCGCCAGCAAGAGCGGCGTGGCGAACGGGCCGGTGACGCTGCCGCTGCACACCGCCTGGCACCGCAAGCTCGACGGCGCGGTGTGGAGCGAGCCGGTGATCGGCGACGACGTGCTGATCGCCGCAACCGAGCGCAACTCCGTCTACGGGCTCAACCCGCAGACCGGCAAGATCCTCTGGCACCAGAAGCTGGCACTCGCCGAACCCGGCTCGTCACAGCCGTGCGGGGACATCGACCCGATCGGCATCACCGGAAGCCCGGCGTTCGATCCGGCGACCGGGTCGGTGTTCGTCGTCGACACCTCTCCCAGCGGCCACCACACCGTCTGGTCGCTGTCCGCCAAGACCGGCAAGCGCAACTGGCACCGCAACGGCGACGTCGACCGCCACCGCGACATGAACGCCGAGCAGCAGCGGGCGGCGCTGGTCGTCATCGACCATCGGGTGATCGTCACCTACGGGGCGCACGCCGGCGACTGCGGCAACTACGTCGGGCTGGCCGTCTCGATCCCGACGAACGGCAGGGGCCCGACGCCGCACTACGCCGTACCCAACGCGCGCGGCGCCGGGATGTGGGGACCGGCCGGGCCGGTCGAGGCGTACGACGGCAACGTGCTCACGCCCACCGCCAACGGGTCGAACCGCACCGGCGGCACCTGGGACCACAGCGACGGCGTGATCGAGCTCGACCCGACGACGATGCACTACGTCCGCGGCTGGGCACCGACCAACTGGGAGCAGGGCGACGCTGACGACTTGAGTCTCGGCTCCACCTCACCGGTCCGGGTCGCCGGTGACTACGTCGTCGGCGGCAAGCGCGGCGAGGTGTGGCTGCTCGCGCCGGACCTCGGCGGCGTCGGCGGCCAGCTCGACACCCTCGGCGGCGACAACTACTGCAACGCCTTCGGCGGCATCGCCGCGCGCGGCGACACTGCGATCATCCCGTGCAAGAACTTCAGCAAGCCGCACAGCCTGCTCGCGGTGACGGTGAGCAACGGCAAGCTGCACCAGAAGTGGGACACGAGCGGCCTGTACGGCGCGCCGGTCATCGCCGGCCAGCGGGTGTTCGTCGCCGACCTCGACAGCGGATCACTGAAAGTGCTGTCGCTGCAGACCGGTCACGTCATCGCGTCGATCCCGGTCGGCCCCCTCGCGACCTTCCCCTCCGAGGTCGTCGACGGCAACCACGTGTTCGTCCCGACGTTGTCCGGGATCACCGCCCTGCGCGGCTCCTGAGGTAGCCGCTCACCTGCTCGGCGGCGGACCGCGCGGAGGCGACGCATGCCGGCACTCCCACGCCTTGATAGGTCGCCCCGCACACCGCCAGGCCGGGCTGCTCCGCGACCGCCGTCCGGATCCGCGCGACCCGGTCCAGGTGCCCGACGGCATACTGCGGCAACGCGCCGCCCCACCGGCTGACCTTGGCATCGATCGGCTGGCCCGCGAAGCCGGCGTATGCGGTGAGCTCCGCCACTGCGTCCGCGACGAGGTCGTCGTCGTCGCGTTGCAGGACCGCGGCGTCGCCGTGCCGCCCGAACGAGCATCGCGCGACGACGACCTCCCTGCCGGACAGATGCGGCCACTTCGCGGAGGACAAGGTGACCGCCTTGACGGGCCTGCCCGCGATGGCAGGAACGAGATACCCGCTGATGTCGGCGCGCCCGCCGTCCGCGGCGCGCCACGCGGTCGTCACGATCGCCAGGCTGGCGGCATCGATCGCGGCCAGCTCACGGGCCGCCGCGGGAACGTCGGCGGCCAGCAGCCTGCCGGCGGGGCTGGCGGGTGTCGCGACCACCACCGCGGCGACGTCGAGTGCCTGCTCGGCGTTCGTCGCCCCGTGCACGACGCGCCAGCCGTCCGTGGTGCGGCTCAGGCCACGAACCGGCGAGCCGACCGCGATCTCGCCGCCGTGGCGGGCCAGTGAAGCGGCTAGCGCCCCCGGCAAGGTGCCGAGCCCGTCGCGCAACGTGGCGAACACCGGCTGATCCGACGGCGGCCCGGCGACGATCGCCCGCCGTACCGCGCGCAACGCGGATCGCTCGGTACGCGGCACCTGCGGCAGCGTCGCCGCGAGCGACAGCTCGTCGGCGCGCCCGGCGTAGACGCCGCCGAGCATCGGGTCGAGCAGGCGATCGACGACCGCCGAACCGAACCGCCGGCGGGCCCACAACCCGACGGCGATGTCCTCGCCGGGTGGCTCGCCGGGCAACCACGCGTCGGCGCGCGCCCGCGCGACCTCAGCGGCGGACAGCACGCCGCGCAACGCGGCGACGTCGCTGGGCAGGCCCATCACGGTCCGTGCCGGCATGGGGCGCAGCTCGCCGCGGGCCCAGACCGCGGCCCGCATCGTCTGCGGCGACACCAGCCCGGCGTCGAGCCCGAGCGAGGCGACGAGGTCGGCCGCCTCCGGACGGCGTACCAGGAAGGCTTCCGCGCCCTCGTCGACCGCGACGCCGCCGACCTCGCAGGTGCGCAGCTTCCCGCCGATCTGACGGCTGCCCTCGAGCAGCGTGACGCCGACGCCGGTGCTCGCGATCGCGTCCGCCGCCGCGAGCCCGGCGATCCCGCCGCCGATGACGGCAACGGTCGTTGCGGTCACGAGCCGGCGGTCTCGTGATGGACGAGGTCGACGACCCGCGCCAGCGCATCCGGATCGGTGTCGGGAAGTACGCCGTGCCCGAGGTTGAAGACGTGTCCGGCCGCGTGGCGGGCGGCGCGCAACACCTCACGCACCCGCTGGGCGGTCGCCTCCCACGGCGCGAACACCGCCGCCGGGTCGAGGTTTCCCTGCAGCACGACTCCGGACCCGACTCGGGTGGCCGCCTGGTCGAGCGGCACCCGCCAGTCGACACCGACCACGTCGGCGCCCGCGGCCGCCATGAGTCCGAGCAGCTCGCCGGTGTCGACACCGAAATGGATCCGCGGCACACCTTCGACCGACTCGAGCACCCGGCGGCTGTGCGGGAGGACGTAGCGCTCGTAGTCGGCCGCCGACAGCGAACCCGCCCACGAGTCGAACAGCTGCACCGCGCTCGCGCCGGCGTCCACCTGGACCCGCAGGAAGGTCGCGGCGACGTCGGCGAGCCGGCCGGCCAGCGCGTGCCAGAGGTCCTCGTCGCCGTACATCAACGCCTTGGTGCGGGCGTGGTCGCGGCTCGGGCCGCCTTCGACCAGGTAGGAGGCGAGGGTGAAGGGCGCTCCGGCGAAGCCGATCAGCGGCGTCGCGCCCAGCTCACCGACCAGGCCCTCGACCGCCTGGGCGACCGGCGCGACGTCGTCGGGCTCCAGGCGTGGCAGCGCGGCGACCGCGGCCGGGTCGCGGACCGGGTTCGCGACGACCGGGCCCACTCCCGCGACGATGTCGAGGTCGTAGCCGGCCGCCTTGAGCGGCAGCACGATGTCGCTGTAGAGGATCGCGGCGTCCACCCCGTAGCGCCGGACCGGCTGCATCGTGATCTCGACGACGAGGTCCGGGCGCAGGCAGGACTCGAGCATCCCGACGCCTTCTCGCACCTTGCGGTACTCGGGCAGGCTGCGGCCGGCCTGGCGCATGAACCAGACCGGCGTGTGCGGCGCCGGCAGTCCGCGACAGGCCGCAAGAAACGCGCTGTCAGCGACCCCGGGCATCCCACGATGCTGTCACGACGCGATGAGCACCACTCCGGCCAGCGCTCCCACGACGCCGAACAGCTGCACCTTGGCCAGCCGTTCGGCGTGAACCGCCCGAGCGAGGAGCACGGTCATCGCCGGGTACAGCGACGACAGCACGGACACCACCGAGAGCAGGCCGTGACGCGTGGCGTAGGCGAACGTCGCGTTCGCGCCGACGTCGAACACGCCGACCACGAACAGCATCGGGGCGTCGGCGAGCTCGACCCGCAATGACGTCGACGTCACACGGGCGATGACGATCATGAACGCGACCGCCGCGCCGCGCATCACGACGAGCGTCATCAGCGTGCTGTGCTCGGCGCCCCGCCCGATGGCGACGAAGACCACGCCGAAACCGACCGCAGCGAAGCCCGCGAGCCACAGCGGCCGCGCCGCCCCACGGCGCTCGCCGCCACGATGCAGCTCCGGGCCGCTGGCGAAGATCACGCCGACGATCGCCACGACGATCCCGGCGATCTGCCAGACCGACGGGCGGTCACCTTGGGCGAGGCCGACGACCACCGGTACGACGACCCCGGTGGCCGCGATCGGCGCCACGATGCCCATGGTCCCGGTCGCCAGCGCCTCGTAGAACGCCACGATCCCGGCGGTTCCGGCCACCGCCCCGAGCAGCCCCCAGCCGGCGTACCCGTGGGCGCTGGTGACCGCTCCGGTGGCGAGGGCGGCGACCAGCACGCCGGCGAGTCCGATGAGCTCGCTGACCGCCGCAACAGTCACCGCCGGGCGACGTCGGGTGAGGGTGCCGCCGCAGAAATCGGAGGTACCCCACAGCGCGCTCGACACGAGCGCGAGCAGGATCCCCACGCATCTCAACCTATGTCCCAACCCGCCGCCGACCCGGCGCGTGTCGCGGCGGCTGGGAGCGCCTCGACACCTACAGTGGGCGCGTGTCGGTGGACCTGTCGGCATCGGCCGACCTGCCGCCTGCCTTTCGCGAGGCGCTGGCCGGCCTGTCGGCCGTGGAGCTCCGGCCCGAGCTCGTCGTCCACGAGCTTCCGGCACCTCCCCGGCTGGCGCCGCACGCCATCGCGCTGCACGCATCGGTGATGTCCGGCGACGACGAGCTCGCCGAAGGCCGACTGGTCCTGCTGCACGACCCCGACGGTCAGGAGGTGTGGGCCGGCGACACTCGCTGCGTCGCCTACGTCCAGGCCGGGGTCGAGGCGGACATCGCCAACGACCCGATGCTGCTCGAGGTCGGCTGGTCCTGGCTCATGGAGGCACTCGAGTCAGCCGGAGCCGACTACGCGGCAGAAAGCGGCACCGTGACCCGCACCACGTCGGAGCGCTTCGGCGCGATCAGCGAGCACCCGGTCGACTGCGACGTCGAGCTGCGAGCGTCCTGGTCGCCGCGCGGCGACCTCGGGCCGCACCTCGTCGCGTTCGGCGAGGTGCTGTGTGTCGCGGCAGGGTTGCCGCCGATGCCGCCGGGCGTCGTGGCGCTACCGCGGCGCCGTACGCCGAAGCGAGCCCGCCGCTAGCCCGTCGCGGTGACGTCGCCGCTGGAGGCCTGGTCGGCGTGCGGCGGGTTGACCGGCGACGCGAGAGCGATCCCGGTTGCCGCCGACAGCCTCGGCAGCCGCAACGCGAGCGTGGTGCCGGCGCCCCGCCACGACGTCACGTCGAGCGCTCCGCCGACCAGGCGGGCGCGTTCGCGCAGCAGCCCGAGGCCGACGTGGCGGCCGCCGTCGGAGGTCACCGCCTCGGGCATGAAGCCGAGCCCCTGGTCGGCCACGACCGCGGTGACCCAGTTGTCGTCCACGTGGAGCTCGGCGCGCGCGGCGTCGACCTCTGCGTGCTTGACGACGTTGAGCAGCGCCTCCTGGAAGAACCGGTAGACCGTGATCGCGCTGACCAGCGGCAACGGATGCGGCTCCTCCGGCCAGCTCAGCGACACCTCGAGGCCGTAGCGGTTGCGCATGTCGTCGCGCAGCGCTGTCACTGCGCGGGCCAGGTCTCCGTCGCGCAGCGCCGGCGGCCGGGTGCGTGCCATCACGGCCCGCACCTGCTCCTCGGCTTCGGCGACCATGTCGACCGCCCGGCCGATGCTGCCCGGGTTGCGGCGGTCGTCGAGCAACACCCGCGCCATCGTCAGCGACTGGGCGACGGTGTCGTGGAGGTCGGCCGCCAGCTGCCCGCGTGCCGCCTCCTCTGCCCCCACC is a window from the Mycobacteriales bacterium genome containing:
- the ligD gene encoding non-homologous end-joining DNA ligase; amino-acid sequence: MASPFVELDVEGRTVKVTNPDRVYFPAIGATKLDVVNYYLSVGEGIVRALYERPCMLHRYPEGVQGVAGEKIYQKRIPKGAPDWVQTAEVSFPSGRTADELCVTELGAVAWAVQMSTVEFHPWHTRCTAVEQPDELRIDLDPQPGTGFAEAKQVAGIVHEVLDELGAVGWPKTSGNRGVHIYVRIKPDYGFREVRRAALAFAREVERRAPDRVTTAWWKEERGERIFVDFNQNAKDRTIAAAYSLRGFAHAPASAPVTWEELPDVETEDFTINTLPKRYAELGDVHAGIDDAVFGIEPLLEWADRDEADHGLGDAPYPPNYPKMPGEPPRVQPSKMNAANWTHES
- the msrB gene encoding peptide-methionine (R)-S-oxide reductase MsrB is translated as MTHEVEKTDEQWRAELSPEEYAVLRQAGTERPGTGPLLHEHRTGIFRCRACGNVLFMSDTKFESGSGWPSFYDPANSDAVELLDDSSHGMKRTEVRCKRCGSHLGHVFDDAPQTPTGERYCMNSLSLTFDPAD
- the hemQ gene encoding hydrogen peroxide-dependent heme synthase; translation: MADGRSPGKRAKDLNETISYTMWSVFKVTDRLAADGRDGVARDLDTLLEQLEEKGVVTRGLYDVSGFRADADLMLWWVAPTSDDLQEAWSRFRASALGRSCEPVWSAMALHRPAEFNKSHVPAYLAGEEPKRYVSVYPFNRSYEWYLLPDEERRFMLAEHGKMAREYADVRANTVAAFALGDYEWVLAFEADEMHRIVDLMRELRAATARRHTRLEIPFYPGARKSPAELVAALP
- a CDS encoding PQQ-binding-like beta-propeller repeat protein — its product is MRRTGLLLAVAPLALVIACSTGTGTGTANHDTATLGAPAHYSNWPNFHNTASKSGVANGPVTLPLHTAWHRKLDGAVWSEPVIGDDVLIAATERNSVYGLNPQTGKILWHQKLALAEPGSSQPCGDIDPIGITGSPAFDPATGSVFVVDTSPSGHHTVWSLSAKTGKRNWHRNGDVDRHRDMNAEQQRAALVVIDHRVIVTYGAHAGDCGNYVGLAVSIPTNGRGPTPHYAVPNARGAGMWGPAGPVEAYDGNVLTPTANGSNRTGGTWDHSDGVIELDPTTMHYVRGWAPTNWEQGDADDLSLGSTSPVRVAGDYVVGGKRGEVWLLAPDLGGVGGQLDTLGGDNYCNAFGGIAARGDTAIIPCKNFSKPHSLLAVTVSNGKLHQKWDTSGLYGAPVIAGQRVFVADLDSGSLKVLSLQTGHVIASIPVGPLATFPSEVVDGNHVFVPTLSGITALRGS
- the hemG gene encoding protoporphyrinogen oxidase, which codes for MTATTVAVIGGGIAGLAAADAIASTGVGVTLLEGSRQIGGKLRTCEVGGVAVDEGAEAFLVRRPEAADLVASLGLDAGLVSPQTMRAAVWARGELRPMPARTVMGLPSDVAALRGVLSAAEVARARADAWLPGEPPGEDIAVGLWARRRFGSAVVDRLLDPMLGGVYAGRADELSLAATLPQVPRTERSALRAVRRAIVAGPPSDQPVFATLRDGLGTLPGALAASLARHGGEIAVGSPVRGLSRTTDGWRVVHGATNAEQALDVAAVVVATPASPAGRLLAADVPAAARELAAIDAASLAIVTTAWRAADGGRADISGYLVPAIAGRPVKAVTLSSAKWPHLSGREVVVARCSFGRHGDAAVLQRDDDDLVADAVAELTAYAGFAGQPIDAKVSRWGGALPQYAVGHLDRVARIRTAVAEQPGLAVCGATYQGVGVPACVASARSAAEQVSGYLRSRAGR
- the hemE gene encoding uroporphyrinogen decarboxylase, whose translation is MPGVADSAFLAACRGLPAPHTPVWFMRQAGRSLPEYRKVREGVGMLESCLRPDLVVEITMQPVRRYGVDAAILYSDIVLPLKAAGYDLDIVAGVGPVVANPVRDPAAVAALPRLEPDDVAPVAQAVEGLVGELGATPLIGFAGAPFTLASYLVEGGPSRDHARTKALMYGDEDLWHALAGRLADVAATFLRVQVDAGASAVQLFDSWAGSLSAADYERYVLPHSRRVLESVEGVPRIHFGVDTGELLGLMAAAGADVVGVDWRVPLDQAATRVGSGVVLQGNLDPAAVFAPWEATAQRVREVLRAARHAAGHVFNLGHGVLPDTDPDALARVVDLVHHETAGS
- a CDS encoding DMT family transporter; amino-acid sequence: MGILLALVSSALWGTSDFCGGTLTRRRPAVTVAAVSELIGLAGVLVAALATGAVTSAHGYAGWGLLGAVAGTAGIVAFYEALATGTMGIVAPIAATGVVVPVVVGLAQGDRPSVWQIAGIVVAIVGVIFASGPELHRGGERRGAARPLWLAGFAAVGFGVVFVAIGRGAEHSTLMTLVVMRGAAVAFMIVIARVTSTSLRVELADAPMLFVVGVFDVGANATFAYATRHGLLSVVSVLSSLYPAMTVLLARAVHAERLAKVQLFGVVGALAGVVLIAS
- a CDS encoding DUF3000 domain-containing protein; the protein is MSVDLSASADLPPAFREALAGLSAVELRPELVVHELPAPPRLAPHAIALHASVMSGDDELAEGRLVLLHDPDGQEVWAGDTRCVAYVQAGVEADIANDPMLLEVGWSWLMEALESAGADYAAESGTVTRTTSERFGAISEHPVDCDVELRASWSPRGDLGPHLVAFGEVLCVAAGLPPMPPGVVALPRRRTPKRARR
- a CDS encoding ATP-binding protein — protein: MLMRWMRGTGMPLALLVFVLTLCATGGVLVVSVEILRGTGHVSGPLWEVVLAGCPAAVVIAIVAAIAEFNVSRAVRRMQARASAVDAMHRRVRMADEIAERHRRAAETASAGMYELLSGLVGAEEAARGQLAADLHDTVAQSLTMARVLLDDRRNPGSIGRAVDMVAEAEEQVRAVMARTRPPALRDGDLARAVTALRDDMRNRYGLEVSLSWPEEPHPLPLVSAITVYRFFQEALLNVVKHAEVDAARAELHVDDNWVTAVVADQGLGFMPEAVTSDGGRHVGLGLLRERARLVGGALDVTSWRGAGTTLALRLPRLSAATGIALASPVNPPHADQASSGDVTATG